The following proteins come from a genomic window of Malus domestica chromosome 02, GDT2T_hap1:
- the LOC103454344 gene encoding uncharacterized protein has translation MAATVLFACHSNVIVSHCCRNDYPSLPKLFLGVGHRIVDQTIANRNQNPQSLEKKKSSYRFSVSAVTKGSAKSSKSDEKIPPWAKPDSDEPPPWAQNEGKKDDSQEGFEIPFFVYLLASAITAIAAIGSVFEYVNEKPVFGILSSDSIFYAPVLGFFAFTGIPTSAFLWFKSVQTANKEAEEQDKRDGYR, from the exons ATGGCTGCAACCGTGTTGTTTGCATGCCATTCCAATGTAATTGTAAGCCACTGCTGTAGAAATGATTATCCGTCGTTACCCAAATTGTTCTTGGGTGTTGGACACAGAATCGTGGATCAAACCATTGCCAACAGAAATCAAAACCCTCAAAGCCTTGAAAAAAAGAAGTCATCTTATAGGTTTTCCGTTTCTGCTGTCACCAAAGGTTCTGCAAAATCAAGCAAGTCCGATGAGAAAATCCCCCCATGGGCTAAACCGGATTCAGACGAACCCCCTCCTTGGGCCCAGAACGAAGGCAAGAAGGATGATTCACAAGAGGGATTTGAGATTCCATTTTTTGTTTATCTGCTCGCCTCAGCAATCACTGCAATCGCTGCA ATAGGTTCTGTTTTCGAGTATGTGAACGAGAAACCAGTCTTCGGAATCTTGAGTTCAGACAGCATATTTTATGCTCCAGTGCTTGGATTTTTTGCTTTTACTGGCATCCCCACTTCT GCATTCCTGTGGTTCAAATCTGTTCAAACTGCTAACAAGGAAGCTGAGGAGCAAGACAAGAGGGATGGCTATCGATAG
- the LOC139190868 gene encoding vacuolar iron transporter homolog 2.1-like: MDTSHQTLKTPVEHKLPVTDDENYTKTEQAQRAQWLRAALLVIPSGNSPSKLPEQPEKARKITAVEITQFSEGEESLPSSHQAASASALAFLCGSLVPLHSAVFIPQNAIRIAVVVVVASIALAFFGGVGGSSYGWIPGHAICI, translated from the exons ATGGATACTTCTCATCAAACACTTAAAACCCCAGTTGAACACAAGCTTCCTGTAACTGACGATGAGAATTACACGAAGACCGAGCAAGCGCAGAGAGCTCAGTGGCTCAGAGCTGCTCTTCT GGTAATCCCATCTGGAAATTCACCATCCAAGCTGCCGGAGCAGCCGGAGAAAGCGAGGAAGATTACTGCCGTTGAGATCACACAATTTAGTGAAGGGGAGGAGTCATTGCCGAGTTCACACCAGGCAGCATCTGCATCAGCGTTGGCATTTCTGTGTGGCTCACTTGTGCCTTTACACTCAGCCGTGTTTATTCCTCAAAATGCTATAAGAATCGcggtggttgtggtggtggctTCAATAGCTCTGGCTTTCTTTGGCGGCGTGGGTGGGAGCTCGTATGGGTGGATCCCCGGCCATGCCATCTGCATTTAG
- the LOC103426760 gene encoding subtilisin-like serine-protease S produces the protein MESFCCTGRISSVLLLFLCVLAAEISICLSSKVYVVYMGSKNGEDPDEILTQNHEMLAFVHTGSMEEARASHLYSYRHGFRGFAAKLTDLQAFQISKMPGVVSVFPNSKRKLHTTHSWDFMGLLGEETMEIIGYSTKNQVDVIVGFIDTGIWPESPSFDDANMPPVPARWKGRCESGEKFTALTCNRKVIGARYYNSGYEAEEESTTTVSFRSPRDSSGHGSHTASIAAGRYVLNMTYKGLAAGGARGGAPMARIAVYKTCWNSGCYDVDLLAAFDDAIRDGVDIMSVSLGPDAPQGDYFSDAISIGSFHAARHGILVVASSGNEGNPGSATNLAPWMLTVGASSTDRDFTSDIILENGANFTGESLSVLEMKASARIISASEANAGYFTPYQSSYCLESSLNRTKARGKVLVCRHAESSTESKLAKSMLVEKAGGVGMVLIDDADKDIAVPFVIPSAIVGQRIGHQILSYIIRARKPKSRILPAKTILGLKPAPRVTAFSSKGPNSLTPEILKPDVTAPGLNILASWSPAAGNKLFNILSGTSMACPHVTGIAALIKAVYPSWSPAAIRSAIMTTATLLDKNSKPILVDPEGRRGNAFDYGSGFVNPKRVLDPGLVYDAHSADYVEFLCSVGYDKKAVHQITRDNSTCKQAFRTASDLNYPSITVPYLVGNFSVTRTVTNVGRPKSIYRAAVSPPIGINVTIVPNRLIFNRFGQKIKFTVNFKVAAPPAKGYAFGFFSWVRGRSRVTSPLVVRVAHSNSGLLR, from the exons ATGGAGTCTTTTTGTTGTACTGGGAGAATCAGCAGCGTTCTTCTTCTGTTCTTATGTGTTCTTGCTGCTGAAATTAGCATTTGCCTTTCAtccaag gTGTATGTAGTTTATATGGGAAGCAAAAATGGTGAGGACCCAGATGAAATTTTGACACAAAACCATGAAATGCTTGCTTTTGTGCATACTGGAAG CATGGAGGAAGCTCGGGCATCTCACCTTTACAGTTACAGACATGGCTTCAGAGGCTTTGCAGCCAAGTTAACTGACCTCCAAGCTTTCCAAATTTCCA AGATGCCGGGAGTTGTTTCGGTTTTCCCCAATTCGAAAAGAAAGTTGCACACCACACATTCCTGGGATTTCATGGGCCTTTTGGGTGAAGAAACCATGGAGATTATTGGGTATTCCACCAAGAACCAAGTTGATGTCATTGTTGGTTTCATTGATACTG GAATTTGGCCTGAATCTCCAAGTTTTGATGATGCCAACATGCCTCCTGTGCCAGCTAGATGGAAGGGGCGTTGTGAATCAGGAGAAAAATTCACCGCTTTAACTTGCAAcag GAAAGTGATTGGCGCTCGATACTATAATTCTGGTTATGAAGCCGAGGAAGAGTCAACAACTACAGTGTCATTCAGATCACCAAGGGACAGCTCAGGTCATGGCAGTCACACAGCCTCTATAGCTGCTGGTCGGTACGTGTTAAACATGACTTATAAGGGATTGGCGGCTGGAGGGGCAAGAGGAGGGGCACCAATGGCTAGGATTGCAGTATACAAGACATGTTGGAACTCTGGTTGTTATGACGTTGACTTACTAGCGGCCTTTGATGATGCTATCAGAGACGGGGTTGACATCATGTCTGTGTCTCTAGGTCCTGATGCTCCTCAGGGAGACTATTTCAGTGACGCCATTTCTATCGGATCATTTCATGCTGCTAGGCATGGAATTCTAGTGGTTGCTTCTTCTGGAAATGAAGGAAACCCAGGTTCTGCAACAAATTTAGCCCCATGGATGCTCACTGTTGGTGCAAGTTCAACAGATAGGGATTTCACTTCTGATATCATACTAGAAAATGGTGCTAATTTCACG GGTGAAAGTCTCAGTGTCCTCGAAATGAAAGCCTCAGCAAGAATTATTTCTGCCTCTGAAGCCAATGCAGGGTATTTTACTCCGTATCAATCCAG TTACTGTTTAGAAAGTTCCTTGAATAGAACCAAGGCCAGAGGGAAGGTTCTGGTCTGTCGACACGCTGAGAGTTCAACGGAGTCAAAGCTCGCTAAAAGTATGCTAGTGGAAAAAGCTGGTGGTGTTGGGATGGTTCTCATTGATGATGCAGATAAGGATATTGCTGTCCCATTTGTTATCCCTTCTGCTATCGTTGGACAGAGGATAGGGCATCAAATTTTATCTTACATTATACGTGCACG AAAACCCAAGTCGCGAATTTTGCCTGCAAAAACTATACTTGGACTGAAACCTGCACCTCGTGTTACAGCATTTTCTTCAAAAGGCCCCAATTCTTTGACACCAGAGATTTTGAAG CCCGATGTCACAGCTCCTGGACTAAATATACTAGCATCTTGGTCCCCAGCAGCAGGGAATAAGCTGTTCAACATTCTTTCTGGTACTTCCATGGCTTGCCCACATGTAACAGGAATCGCCGCCTTGATTAAGGCCGTTTATCCATCATGGTCCCCAGCAGCCATTAGATCCGCAATCATGACTACAG CTACACTTCTGGATAAGAACTCCAAACCCATCCTAGTGGACCCGGAAGGAAGAAGGGGCAACGCATTCGATTATGGCTCAGGCTTTGTGAACCCGAAAAGAGTCCTTGACCCAGGTCTTGTCTACGACGCACATTCAGCAGACTACGTAGAATTCCTTTGTTCAGTTGGTTATGACAAGAAGGCGGTCCACCAAATCACACGAGACAATAGTACATGTAAGCAGGCATTCCGAACAGCATCTGACCTGAACTATCCATCTATCACGGTGCCATATCTTGTAGGCAACTTCTCGGTAACTAGAACAGTGACCAATGTTGGGAGGCCAAAGAGTATCTATAGAGCAGCGGTGTCCCCACCCATCGGAATCAATGTTACCATCGTCCCAAATCGATTAATCTTCAATAGGTTTGGCCAGAAGATAAAGTTCACAGTAAACTTCAAGGTGGCTGCTCCACCAGCGAAGGGATATGCATTCGGGTTCTTTTCATGGGTACGTGGACGATCAAGAGTTACCAGCCCCCTGGTTGTCCGAGTTGCACATTCAAACTCAGGGCTGCTGAGGTAA